ACTACAACCACCCTCGAACACCCACAACCACGTTATAAACCATCACAATCCCACCATTTAACTTCTGCATCCTTCCGTTTATACTTCGACAACTCACTTGTTTCGTTTTCTATTTCTTGATCATCACCTCCATAAACCATTGACTGTTCGATTATTACACCTACCCTTTTGTGCAGCTGCTTGGTCACATACGAACATAACCCATAACCCACACACTAAATATTCCTATTTCTTGCTCCTTGTTTTCACGAATCGACAAGCCTCAACACACACATACAAACTAATTCTTGTTCGTCACTTCTGCTTAACATCATCGACCAACAACATCTTTGATCTTCCTGTTTCTGTTATCTGATCACACCACCACACAACCACTACCCTCACCATACGAAACCCACCAGAGAATTTTGACTACGGTACAACGAAAGCAATAAAATACGATATAGAGTGATAAAGATAAGGAAGATGATTATGAAACTATGTATAGAGAATGATTCAACTTATATCGtgtacctttttcttttccttattgGCCGACAGGAACTGTACGCTTGTGTAACTAACTGATTTAATAATTTGGCTGTTAATATTCCTACTATAATAAAAACTCTATTGCAAGCCTTTACCGATTGTTTTGGGTACAACTTGAAAAACCATTTAAGTACCTAGTTGACTGCCGTATCCAGCACTCTTACTTGGGCCGTAAGTCAGTATTGGGCCGTGAACTTGGGATTAGAGGTTGGGCCAGATTATCGATGTAGATAACGGATTAAATAAAACTCAATCGggaaataaaacagaaaagcagGAATAGTGGAGCGGTTAGAGTGggtgtcgggttagcgagaggtcttgagttcgagcctgggcaagggTATTTTCTTTTTGGAGCATTTATTGTGAGGTAGTCATAATcctttttgttattatcattattattattattattattattagtattactattatgatttcaagtatattaagcatattaacaacataaatatataattaaagaTAATAGGATAGAGATTATAGAAAATAGTTGTAAGTATACGAATACATGAGAAAGTTATAATTATAGGTACAAATAAATGTTATAAGAAACTGTAGTCGTTATCATAGAAATTTAACACGAAAATTATGAttttgattaggattattattattgttattataaaaacaatacaagttattattatttttcactaatattagtattaatatcatttttgtaattattaattttactattattattattattaacataagtatcattattaacaatattactattactattatcactagtaaaacaataacattaaaactatcattttttttaacaaataaatattttgtacataaaaacacacttattatatatatatatactataattatattgataatccatataactatatgaaaaatatattatcattatatatatgattacatataacaaattaggtatttttagtataatactaaatatatataaatattaatataactacaataatccttttagatatatatacataaataacatAATCAATAAtttcatatacaaaaagaatataagagacatatattaatataaaaatgatataattaatagattaactatatataaacttattcgattacaataatgtgtattaataaatatacaaatgatataggttcgtgaatccgatgccaaccctgcactgttcaatttagtcatatgtatttttactacaaaatacagtatggtgagttcatttgctcccttttactctttatatttttgagactgagaatacatgcgctacttttagaactgctttattaaatgcttttgaaatacattttgaactgtgaatacatgaaatgcttttataaatgtttgacgagatagacacaagcaaaacattcctcgaatgaattattatgcagacagaagttctgcggattattattgaattatgtggacatgataattgccaccaatcaaagtgaatgttatgtatcgagagaatgattttatacataggttatgtgtatgttatttttgtacacgagatatgtgtacggttacaaagaattactgaaaaatggtttcgtacatgagaaaggtgtactgtatttaaaggatatcgcatgtacattacaggtgggtataagattcgggcccatttgtaccatgcaggatttaaatctggtggtctatcaaaatgatgaattttattattttatgataaacttatgaactcaccaaccttttggttgacactttaaagcatgtttattctcaggtatgaaagaaatctcccgctgtgcatttgctcgtattacatggagtcgttaatggcatatagaggtcagaacctcgcaatgagaccaactgttgaagacttcgtccagatggattaggacgggtcactacatcggGCTGGTTATAGTAGGAagatttttgttttctgttttgttCTAGGTGTATCGTTGGTTTTTATTGTTTGCTTTGATTGTTTTAGGTTTGTAAGTTTGTAGCTTGGTTTGTGGTTGTCTGTGAGGTCACAAGACATGCTTGTTGTCGATGTTCTTATTTGTActcttattattttgtttaataataTTTACGGGTAAAATCATTTAGCTAAGAAAAATATTTAGTTGTCTTTCTCGTTTTTATATGAAAATTTCTTTTCAAAGACTAAATAAAAAAATTTGTACTGAAGTAATGAAAAACCGATAAAAGATACTCTCAACAATCAATCGTTGAAAGTGATCTAAATACCATTCAGTAATATAAATATGTTACTAACACGTTAATAATAAACAGTTCAATGCAATAATTTTCATTATTATACCATTAACGTGTTCTCATTGAAATATACCTATTGTACATGTAACACTAAAAACTCATCATCCAACATTCCGACATGATAACCACATATTAAAGTTGTTACGTAATCTCTAATAATCAAAACCATATCGTAagtgaagttgtgatgtggtccagcggttggtggtctgcctcctttaggggaggtcaggagttcgaccctcgTTGGCTAATATTAAAAACATAATTTCTTCTCTGCCATTAAGTATCCACCTGTGACACCTTTaccatatcgtttgggggtaagGGGAGGGGGGTTCtacttggtcgtgcccttggatcggtttcaaggttttctCCCGGGCAGCGATGAGGGCGTGATTATTATCGCCGCATCGGCATAGTCGaagcgggagatgatcgcaacgggtggtttagtccctctCGGATAATCacaatcgccgttaaaaaaaagtttaactttagttttcTTAATAATGTAAGCTTTTATACTTATTGCTTAATTAATTTTAataccaaattaaataaataatgaaacaacTTTGGCTCTAGAAGTTTATGTACCATTGCAAATTACAGGAAAATTAAATAACACACGTATCCATATAAACACAATCGGATTCCTACCGTTATTCCGTTAAGACCACCGTCCTGATAACTGCCACCGCCGTGGTTATTGacatttgttcttgaaataaataATTACCTCTTGTTACCTTTCAAATACATCTCCGTCTTGCGTTCATTCAATTTTTATGGGGGTGAATAAACTATATTAATTGGATTATATATTATAAATCTAAAGTCCATTTAGTTTGCTCTAGAATTCGAGTAATTTTTTAGATTCATTCAAATTGAGGttagtttttttttcaaaatttatgcCCTAAGTTTTGACATTGTTTGATTAATTGACGGAAATCTGAGCTAGGGTTAGGCAATGATCAATGTTTATTGGTGTCATGTTGTTATGGTTCATACCTTATTCCTTGATGAAATGATTCGGATTAATGTTTTAATAAGAAAATGGGCGCCAAAGGGGTGATTTTAGTTATggcaattataattttaatttacccTTTGGTAGAAGCAGTAGATTCAGACAGAGATGGCCAACGAATGTCTATCGAAAATCAAATCGATTGGGGTGGCACCATGGATGAGGACACGGTACATTACTTCTGCTCATACTTTTGACCTTCATTCATGTTACAAATTTTAGAAATGCTTCACGTTTATAAtagtgcacaccaagtgtttgtaaaTAGGCTTACTTTCTTATTAAATGATTTAGAAGCCATAATGCTTTAGAAATTAGGTAAACTGATGAAATTGGTTGACTGCAGGCAGAACTATTATGGGTGAACTGCGGATCGGAATTGGTTTATTCGTTAGAGGATTTTCAAGATCTTCAGTATTGTGACAGTGATAGAACCCGTGAAGGAAAAGAGCGGATATTGAAAGCTATAAATCTTCAAGATCCGTACGTTAAGAAAACTATACTAGATTGCTTGAGAGATAAACGAATTGTTTCATCCAAATCCAAAAAAGGTCAACATACTAGAAGTTGGTATGTAGAGTATTTAGTGTCGTTTTTACACAAGCCTATTGATAGTAATAGAAGACGTAGGTTGGCTGAAGGCGGTGTTACCCAAGGAACTGTTATAGTTGCGGTTGTTGTTACTGCAGTCTTAACACTTTCTGTTGCTGgccttttattttattgttatattAGGAATTGTGGTAGTGCAGGCATTCAAAATGATGAAAGGCCTCTTCTCAGCTTAAGTATGAGTAAGTTAGCAACTAACGTTACATAAACCAAATCCCGTTTTCATTACATTCTGAATATACCAATATACATGACAATTGACAATTGAGACCCATACTCTCAAATTTTGTTGAAGCTTttgggtcaattgggtcttgaaaAAAAGTCTGACAATGTAAACCCCAAACCTTAAAAAAAAGGTACAATGGGTTTCCCTCCGACTTATTGGGTTCTATACAAAATATAAGAAACGAGTCTAATGAGTATTAGTTCCTAAAGCTCAATAAATAGAGATATGTATAATGGGTCAAGCGGGTCGAGCATAAAGATCATAATAAGTTTCACCCGTCAAACATTTATTAAAGCATTCATGgctatattatttattatgtatgaatacaaataataataactaaaatatttGTCTTATTCATATGACCTCATGACCCGTTTCGACCTGTTACACAACCTGACTCATTTGGACCCGTTTAAAAATATGACCCGTTTGGCCCATGACCGATTTAACCCAAAGCCGTGTGACCCGTTACCCAatccgacccaacctgacccgtttgcagGTTAATTCTGATATGGGGTCATCGTTAAACTTTTCAGATTGTACAAAAAAATCATCAAAGGGTAAAGACGGGAACTCTGAGAATCAGTCGAACAGGCAGAAAAACGGGGATGCAAGAGTAGTTGTTGATGCAGGTGACGTTGATAATCCACATGTAAAAGATCCTACAGCTCGTCCTCCACCTGAAAAGGTGACATCATCACTACGTCATACATTGAAGCCTAGAGCTGTAAGGGCAGAATCGTCTTTGCGTCATATTGGGAAGACGGAATTACCTATACGCCCTTCTATTGACAAGACGGATTCTCCTGGAGCAGGGACAGATTCGTCTCCAAAGCCTTCTCCTAGAGTGACGGAATTACCTACACACCGTTCTACTGAAGCTTCTCATGTTCCTTCTGCTACCACCGCTGCTCCTCCGGCTGCCGCCACCCCACTTGTTGACCAACCATCCCCGCCACCACCTCCACCAtccccaccgccaccaccaccaccgtcGTGTGGAGGAGAACCTCCTCCTCCGCCGCCACCTGCAGGCAAAGCTCCGCCTACGCCACCACCTACTGGCAAAGCACCTCCACCACCACCCAAACTTGAAGGGAATACAGCGGGACCTCCACCACCTCCTCGGCGGTTTGGTGCAGCCGTTAGACTTCATCGGCGTTCAGAACAAGCTGATACTTCTAAAGCTAAGTTAAAGCCATTCTTTTGGGATAAGGTTATGGCTAATGGGGAGCAACAAATGGTTTGGGATAAGATTAAATCAGGATCGTTTCAGTAAGTTTTTGTTTTCTGTTGCTGCTTAATATCACATGAAAGAATTAAGAATATAACACGTGTCTTGATCATTAACAGGTTTAATGAAGAAATGATTGAAAGTTTATTTGGATATCAAGGGCCTGATAAAAACAAAAATCAGGACACGAAGAACACCCCTGGGAAAGAATCCACAGCACATTTCGTTAAAATTATCGATCCTAAAAAGGCACAAAATTTATCTATTCTTTTAAAAGCATTAAATGTGACAACCGAAGAAGTTTCTGCTGCACTCGTTGAAGGTAAATCTTTCTCTCATCTGCTATTTATTGTCTACCCGAATGATGTCTTTGAGTCGAGCCTAAGCCCAAGCACAAACCTGGCCTATCAAGTTAATTttgattaatatttttaaataaaaatgtaatctTTAATGAATTGAATCAGGAAATGAGCTTCCTATTGAAATTGTTCAAACATTGCTAAAAATGGCACCAACTAGTGAAGAAGAACTTAAACTGAGGCTATATGGTGGGGATCTTAGTCGGCTTGGACCTGCAGAACGATTCTTAAAAGCTTTAGTAGAAATCCCATATGCATTCAAAAGACTTGAATCCTTACTATTCATGTGCACACTTCAAGatgaagaagcaaacatcaaagaaTCCTTCGAAACTTTAGAGGTTAATTCTGAATTTTTGCATCTATTTACAAACAACACTTTGGATGATAAAAAAGACTTGTTTTTGTTCATAGGCTGCTTGTGTAGAACTTAAAAAAAGCCGGTTGTTCCTCAAACTATTGGAAGCTGTTCTAAAAACAGGCAACCGTATGAATGTTGGAACTTTTCGGGGTAGTGCGAAAGCTTTTAAACTTGACACACTCTTAAAACTGTCAGACGTTAAAGGGGTCGATGGAAAAACAACCCTTTTACACTTTGTAGTACAAGAGATTATGCGAGGTGAAGGTATAAGGGCGGTCCGGGCTGCAAAAGATGGCAAAAACATTTGTAGCGTGAAGACAGAACATCTTCTTCGTGAGCCTTCACCTGAAGAATCAGACGAGCATTATTGCAAACTTGGTCTTGAGGTTGTGTTGGATTTGAGTAGTGAGCTGGAGAATGTAACAAAAGCAGCAATTATCGATGCTGATGGGTTGACCAGTTCGATATCAAAACTTGGTAATGGGCTTGTGAAGGCCCGTGAATCTTTGAATACGGATATGAAGAATTTAGAAGAACAATCAGAAGATGCAGAAGCGGATGAGTTTTGGCTTATTTTGTCGAGTTTTGTTGAGAAAGCGGAGAAGGAGATCACGTGGATGTTTGAGGAAGAAAAGAGAATAATGGCGCTTATAAAGAGTACAGCAGATTATTTCCATGGAAATTCGGGTAAGGATGAAGGGTTGAGATTATTTTCGGTTGTACGTGATTTTTTGGTTGTTTTGGAAAAGGTATGTAAAGAGATTCAGGCTGCTCCTATAAAACCTCCAAAGAAGAGAGACGACTCGTCTTTAGAAACTCCaaaatttgatgatgatgatgatgcacaacCTGGTACAACAAAAGACGACCAGAATTCGTTCAAGTAATCAAGTTTGTAATATGATGCGAAAACAAGCGTGAGACCATACACAACCATCTTCTACAAAACAGTGTTACACAGTAGTACATGTGTATTTACTATTTAGTGTGATGATTACGATTTATGTGATCATTGTTTCATACAGTACTATCTTAAAGAAGATACAGATAGAATACGTATCAAATCTAAAAGATCTGCAAAAGAAGCCAACCTCTAAATTTCACCATAATCTAACAAAATTGAAATGCTGATCAAACAAAATTAAATGTGAgaagaaaacaaattttttttttttttcccggcAAACAAAGACATATATTAATTTTCAAAAACAACATACAAAGGGCAGGACATTTCCCATAACCCCAAAGGAAACAATGAAAATACAATATCCAAATTCGCCTATACAccaacaactatatgctaaatgcAAAATCTACCATCTTTCAACTGCAGATCCCAATACCTAGCAACTCTTTTCACAGCCTCACTATGGTTGACCCTAAAAGTCAACAATTTACATTGAACATAACAACAAATTGCTTTGCACAAATCCTCATCAGTCCTCTTAACCATTCTAAACATCCTGTGATTTCTTTCCTGCCACAAAAAGTATACACAAGCAGCTACAACCAATCTATTTACAACATTCCAAATCTTACCTGCACAGGGGTAAATTGAGATACCATGAACTATCTCATTCAATTGATCCTGCAGTCCCCTATACTCAAGCTTCATCTTCATAAAACTCCACACCTTCATACTAAATGAGCATTTAAAAAACAGATGCTTTACAGAATCCATCTCAGAATCACAAAAAACACAACTAAGCATCTGATTAGGCATCCAAACAGACATTCTATCTTGAGTACTCAAACGGTTTAACACAACCAGCCAAAGAATAAATGCATGTTTTGGATCAAAACCTTTAAACCAAATAACATTACTCCAGGTTACTTTAGGTATATTTATTCTAAAATCCTGCCAAACCTGATGAGTAGAAAAAGGCACTTTCTTGCCTTCATTTGAAACCCAAACATATTTTGTCATGCCATTATAATGAACTGTATTGTGATgactcgaaaatttctgaccaaatttaaactttatctttaaatgatttaatgttttcgacacgataagcaaagtctgtaatgttgagtctcaaagttttggaactatattcatgtaatcaattattctttgactgttctcgaagattcacgaacaatatatatataacttaatgtgcatatatatatatatatatatatatatatatatatatatatatgatttcaagttattaagtaaacgatattaacattcgattattgattcgattaatatttagataagttaactaaaacgtttaagatgaaccagtaaaacactaatttgctacagtattttcgaattgctacagtacccgaaaagctacagtattttcgaaaatcactatttgctacagtaaaacactatttcaaaatgaaaatgtatatattatatatatatattaacaaatagcgagacgatgatttatagaagtaaatgaccaaaacactcgaaagtttaagatatactttgagtggtatagtttatggataatttaaggctatattttgacaaaggtacgtgacacgaaacataaaatgcaagttttctaaatgtacgaaaagacattcgaaaaaccggaaccgggacataagtagagtgacgacgtacgacatatcggaacaaaaattacaagtcaactatgcacgtgaatttaatataatatataattaattatataaattatatatattatatattaatatttaaattatgtcgacaaataagaaaacaaaaatatgtgagctggaacctcaggccatgcgatcgcatggccaatgctcctcagacccatgcgatcgcatggggacgattttcaggccacatctataaaagctcgaacattctgcttctgatttcatttcattattactccgtatgtatttattatttattgttattgttattattattattattattattattattattattattattattattattattattattattattaagattaatattattattattaatcttattat
This window of the Rutidosis leptorrhynchoides isolate AG116_Rl617_1_P2 chromosome 7, CSIRO_AGI_Rlap_v1, whole genome shotgun sequence genome carries:
- the LOC139858066 gene encoding uncharacterized protein gives rise to the protein MGAKGVILVMAIIILIYPLVEAVDSDRDGQRMSIENQIDWGGTMDEDTAELLWVNCGSELVYSLEDFQDLQYCDSDRTREGKERILKAINLQDPYVKKTILDCLRDKRIVSSKSKKGQHTRSWYVEYLVSFLHKPIDSNRRRRLAEGGVTQGTVIVAVVVTAVLTLSVAGLLFYCYIRNCGSAGIQNDERPLLSLSMNCTKKSSKGKDGNSENQSNRQKNGDARVVVDAGDVDNPHVKDPTARPPPEKVTSSLRHTLKPRAVRAESSLRHIGKTELPIRPSIDKTDSPGAGTDSSPKPSPRVTELPTHRSTEASHVPSATTAAPPAAATPLVDQPSPPPPPPSPPPPPPPSCGGEPPPPPPPAGKAPPTPPPTGKAPPPPPKLEGNTAGPPPPPRRFGAAVRLHRRSEQADTSKAKLKPFFWDKVMANGEQQMVWDKIKSGSFQFNEEMIESLFGYQGPDKNKNQDTKNTPGKESTAHFVKIIDPKKAQNLSILLKALNVTTEEVSAALVEGNELPIEIVQTLLKMAPTSEEELKLRLYGGDLSRLGPAERFLKALVEIPYAFKRLESLLFMCTLQDEEANIKESFETLEAACVELKKSRLFLKLLEAVLKTGNRMNVGTFRGSAKAFKLDTLLKLSDVKGVDGKTTLLHFVVQEIMRGEGIRAVRAAKDGKNICSVKTEHLLREPSPEESDEHYCKLGLEVVLDLSSELENVTKAAIIDADGLTSSISKLGNGLVKARESLNTDMKNLEEQSEDAEADEFWLILSSFVEKAEKEITWMFEEEKRIMALIKSTADYFHGNSGKDEGLRLFSVVRDFLVVLEKVCKEIQAAPIKPPKKRDDSSLETPKFDDDDDAQPGTTKDDQNSFK
- the LOC139858935 gene encoding uncharacterized protein; this encodes MTKYVWVSNEGKKVPFSTHQVWQDFRINIPKVTWSNVIWFKGFDPKHAFILWLVVLNRLSTQDRMSVWMPNQMLSCVFCDSEMDSVKHLFFKCSFSMKVWSFMKMKLEYRGLQDQLNEIVHGISIYPCAGKIWNVVNRLVVAACVYFLWQERNHRMFRMVKRTDEDLCKAICCYVQCKLLTFRVNHSEAVKRVARYWDLQLKDGRFCI